The Methanoregula sp. UBA64 nucleotide sequence TTAAAACATGACCCTGAAGGAATGATGTCGTGTTATCCCGAGAAAAAGTAAAAAAAATCCGGCAGATTCACCCGGGTTAATCGACCCGGGTGAACTGCGCAAGCAGACTGATGGCGGCAGTTTTGGCTGCGGCATCGATCGTGCGGAGCACGACCCCTTCGCGGGGCTGGCCGTAGAGAAGGACCGAGGAGTCCGGCGCGGCGATGACAAGCGGGATTACGGCAAGATCTTCCTCGCCATCAACAAGGATGGTGGCCGGGGGATGGGCGAGGGCATCGTACAGTGCCTGGATCAGTTCGTCCGTGATCGTGCCGGGCGGGTTTTTCACCCGGATGCAGGTACCTTTCACTTCCGGCAACCGGTCGCAGGGCGAGCGCATGGTCTGCCCGTCGATTACGGCAATGGCCGGGACGATCCCGTTTTTCTGGAGGTTGTGGGTGACGACATCCCCGACGGCGTATATGGTACGGCCCGCAAGGCTGGGGAGGGCAGCTTCGATCTCCGGGTAGAGTGTCCCGAAGGGATCTTTGAAGAGCCGGCGGGATTCGTCCGGGAGTACAAACATTCTTTTAGCGGACCTTCAGCGCATAGCGCCCGGGCAGCTTGATGTTCATCCTCTTTGCAACATCGGAGTTTTCCGGGTCGATGATGACAAGGTACCCTGACCAGTCATCGGTCAGGT carries:
- a CDS encoding GTP-dependent dephospho-CoA kinase family protein, which encodes MFVLPDESRRLFKDPFGTLYPEIEAALPSLAGRTIYAVGDVVTHNLQKNGIVPAIAVIDGQTMRSPCDRLPEVKGTCIRVKNPPGTITDELIQALYDALAHPPATILVDGEEDLAVIPLVIAAPDSSVLLYGQPREGVVLRTIDAAAKTAAISLLAQFTRVD
- the spt4 gene encoding transcription elongation factor subunit Spt4, which codes for MPPANKKKQGKVCRDCHRVVEGENCVICGTANLTDDWSGYLVIIDPENSDVAKRMNIKLPGRYALKVR